The following nucleotide sequence is from Paroedura picta isolate Pp20150507F chromosome 1, Ppicta_v3.0, whole genome shotgun sequence.
GCAAAGTCAAAGCAGACCATGAAAAGAAGATGGTTCAAAATGAATATGATAGCAGAAGAAAGAATCCACCCTAATGAATATGACTAGCAAAGTCAAAGCAGAGCAgagtcgttttttttttcttttaaaacatggTACCGCCATTTTAAAGAACATGAGCCTTTCAAAAGCAATGTGAGCAAGTTGGCATGGTCAATTCTGTGTGGGAAAAATAATAAACTCCTGCAGGTAGGTTTGAACGTACAACATCCTGGACTGTAGGCAGGTGTCTTAGTAACTGAGTTATGCAGTCTAGGCTGAAGTCTAAAGCTGATAAGCAGCAGATGAAGGTTTCTCtgataggttttttaaaaaccttattaGAATCAAATTAAAGGGATACTGCTTCAATTCGGGAAAAATCGAAATCATTCGGAATTAAACTGTGCAAGGACCTTTCTGCAGTTTGAATCTTTTTGTATAATTTAACAGCAGACTTCACTGACTGCCTTtgaaacagaaaggggaaaaaaaacccgtTTCCCTGCACTAAGTGGCCCCATTTCAAAATGGAACCTTGTTTGGACTCTTTTGCAGGACGTGAAGCAAGTCGACTGCTTCCAGGAGTGGCCAGATTCTTACGTCAGATGCATCTATAGCAGCGATGACAAGAATGCTCAGCGGCACCTGAGCAGCTGGGCCATGAGGAACACCAACAATCACAACTCGCGCATCTTAAAGAAGTCCTGCCTTGGCGTGGTGGTCTGCAGCAACGATTGCTCAGCCCCTGACGGGAGGAAGATGTTTCTGAGACCAGCCATATGCGACAAAGCCAGGCAAAAACAGCAACGTAAGTATGGCTCGGGAAAGAGGACCGCATCCCTTACTTTGCCATTGGGATCTCATAGGCAGCAAGCACCTGGAAGGCATTCCCTGATGAGTATATATGGACTGATCCTAAGGATCGGGTAAGTCCCGTTGAGTGGGGATGGGCACGAAcagggaaaatgtggttcagtgtGTGGTTTGTGGCACGTCCAGTTTGCAGTGAAAATTCAGGCAAACCACGAACCATCACGAAATTTTTGCTTCTAAATGAATTAGTTCTCTTCATGAGCTTCATTGTGGGATAGgaatcctcccttccccaagacaccaaacttgcagggaGTCTCTGGCTGATTCACCTCTACCTGACTCCtgggtttggtgaggattggatctATGGGGGCTGAGTTACAGTCCACCTGAAAAAGGTTTCCCCAAGAATCTGACAGGCACAAATTCAGTAGATTGAGGAGTATATAGAagagatcctgtgcaagctagggaCATCAAAGTGACACAGGGCCTTGCCTGGATGCTCCTCTATATGCCatcattgctttgaagtttggtaaacatttagattgagtgtAGAAATTCTGTTTGGAAGTGTATCCATTCACAAGCCACCATGAACTGGCATGAATTGCTCAAAAATGGACAAAAGTATACCAGTTGACCTGCCATAAACTTCAGTTCACAACCCATGAGCCATACAttgtcacaaactttagttcatgaactgGTTTGTGGGCATCTCTACCATTGAGATCAAGGAAACCAGTACTTGGTTCCAACTTGAAGCACTCTTGCTTGAAATTAAGTCCCAATTAAATTAATGAGATTATGTCTAGGATGCCTTTCAACTGAAAGTCCCTAAGAAAGTTTACGACACAATGAAAATCAATAACAGGCCAGTAAGGTACAACAAAAATTTAGCTCAAATGTAATTGAAATGGATGAAACAATAGATATCATCAATAAAATGTCATAAAAAACAGTCTGTGCATCAACTTGCAGTGAAATTCAGGCACAATCATTGAGATGGATCATTTTGCAGCTTATGCTACTCACACAAAGTCTTATGATATTACTTTAGAAAGGGCACAATCTGTATGATATCCAGCaaaattttcttttcttctgacaTTGTGTGGCTGATTTCTTCGCCCTCCTAAGGGAAGTGGGAAATTTCTGTTGGGTGGTGTCCTATCTATGTATAATTGATGCACAAATCTCACAATCTAAGCATCCTGGATCCAATCATCTTCACAATCCCGAATCCAAGCCTCTTCAGGGGAcatgaaagagacacagagaaatgTGCAAGTGCTGCATTTATGGCAATTCAATTATGGCCCAATGATATAGATGGGCTTAATTACATTGATTTCTACATAGAGTTCTTCCTCTGCGCAATCTGCTGATTTACTAAGCATTTTAGCTAGACACTGATGTTACTGCAACAGcatcaaaataacaaaacaagCATATCCAGAGTGATATATTAGCAGCAATACAAGCCAGGGTATTTGAAAACAGAAGCAAACCGCCTACTCTTTCACTTAAATACTGTAATTAAAATTAACCATCTAACTATTTTACAAAAAGTCCCCAGCCTACATTGTAAACTGAACACTGATTGTTAATggaatttgaaaaatataaaatacattttttgctTCGTTTAAAATTCAGGAGTCCAGAAAGTTAACATTTGATGGTACATgaacaaaactattttttttagttGGGACAGCGTAGGGACAATGAAGTGTTGTACCATATTCTGTATTTTAATAGAAGTGTAGTACACACTCAGTCCTGGTTTTGACATCAgctctgatttctttttaaatgctggCTAAATCTGAAATCAAATGGATGACTTTATTAGAaccaaaaaaacagaaaaactgaGTTAAAGCTTTGGATCAACAGAGATTTAgtaaataggatttttttttttgttaaaaggaTTTCTTGATAATAAATGAAGCTGGATATTGATTGGTTTAATTCTAAAATGAGACTATATAATTTATGACAATTGCAAAAGAGAAATTAATTCCCTTCATGAAGCCAGAATAATATTAATCATCTGAAGCAATCTGGGGACCTTTGAAACTGAAGCATCCCCGAAGTAATCTCATTTAGCTGAAAAAAGCTTTCCAAGTCATTGCACTCATAATAAGTTACTGAGATCATGTGCATTTCtaattgtgaaaaaaattgcTCAAATCAAACAATCCTGAGCTTATGAATTGCAATTCAAAGCACACTTAGGAGGTAAATCACAATGAAATCAGATCCATctactctacaacaggggtagtcaacctgtggtcctcagacATTATTCTCCAGAACAGCTGGCTACCTTACCAACATAGTGTGGGAGGCTAAAACCAGATCTGAAAATCAGAACACCTTTCTCATCCGCCCACTATGAATACCTGAAAATGTTCTACATGTACACATTGGATCTCAATCAATATATTTGGGGTCACAGTAGCCACACTGATTCAAGGCATGCTTACTTAGAAGTAAGTTTCTTTGAATTCAATGATACTTTCAGGCACACGGAAATCAGTATGAAAAATGGTTGGTCACCGAGACATGACCATCAGTGGCAGTTTTGGCTTATGTAAATCTCTTTTATCCAGTCAGAATAAATATGTGTAtgtacattctctctctctctctctctctctctctctctctctctctctctctctctctctctctctctgacagaaAGGATTAATCTTAAAGCAAAAACCACTTGAGGGAAAATATTTAACACTGCACTTATTACAGGGAAATCCTGTCCTAACTGTACTGGGCCTTTGAAGCTTATTCCCTGTCGAGGCCACGGTGGATATCCTGTAACCAACTTCTGGAGACATGAagaaccatttatattttttcaGGTGAGTGAAGAAttgtttgatttattgatttattcaaAGGCAGACTATTGTAGCTGAGTTGCATCTTTATGGTGAGCACTGCAAACACACTTCCATCTGCGCACAAAAGTCGGGGCAATGTGGAGGCGggcattgccatggctcctcctctgcTGGCTGCCGCCACCACCTGCCGCTGTTACTTGCCGTCTCTTCTATCGCCTGCTGACTGTTGCCTCCACTTCTACTATCTCCTGCTTCCTGCCCATGCAGCCACCCACCACCACTTGCAGCCGCCCGCTGCTGCCGCCTCAGCAGCAACCAAATGGGAGACCCCCCAGAAGAGGCCAGGCGACCCCAGACGAcccagcttttccaggtccttggggggaggggaaggccatccgcagagttctttcaTTCTACCCCCcactctagtgcccgttgtattcctgaatgcaccgggcttggcccctagttgacTGAATAGAAACCTAAGAACTTCTATGCAGCACCTCAGGTAAGTGATCCAGAAAACTGTCCAATCATACAGGGTGTTCACTAGGTTTTGTTCACTCAGGACCTTCGTTTGGGCTTTCACCATTTTATCTGTAGAATCAAACACAGGGAAGCTTAAGTTCTCTATGACTACTACTAGCCATGAATAGCTTCAGGAAGCATCAGTATTCAAAAAGGAAGGAAATATGAGCTATGGTTATAACCGCAGTTCTGTTGTCAGATAAATAGGAGGGAGAAGGTACAATAGGAGGGAGAAGACCACTGAATGATCTTTAATTACAAAGGATGAAATTCTCAGTACATTTTCTGGGGATTGAGTCCTATTAATTTAGACAGAATTTACTTCTGAGTGGGTATGCACAGAATCACATTTTAATTCACTTGACCTCAGTGTCTCTATCCTGAGGACTaccctttttgggggggaaattatatTTCCAACCATATAGCCATTTACGTGTAGGAATATTGATCAGACAAATGAATCCTTGGAGAAATCCAGGAAAATGTTTGCAAGAGACCATATTGCCAGAATAAGTTTACTTCCTATTACTATGCAAGTTCCCTCAGAAGTAAGTACCACTACCTTCCATGAGACTTACTATCCAGAAAGTGTCCTGAGCCCCTTAAGGAAAGAGTCACAGCAAGAATGTACATATATTTTCCTATTAGGATTATATAGTGAACCTGATATTGACAGCtgtcttttcattttatttttctttccccgtTTGTTTGTTTCCATAGTCCAAAGGAACTCACAATCACCCAAGGCCAGAGACAAAGTTAGAAGCAGAAGCAAGGAGATCAATACAAAAGGCACACGCTTCTGTTCCACCCCCATCCCAAAGACTTAAGCGGAGCAGAGACATCCAGGTAACCTTTGTTTTAATGACTAGTGGAGTAGGAGGGAGGAAGGGCTTTCAGGCTGCAAAGAATATGCAGGGAAGAATTTATAGAGTCTCTGTTAGTGGGCTAGACAGGCCTTTGCTGTACCAGTGCTTTTCAAGCACAAAAAATTTAGTCCAATTGGAATGAATAGCAACCATACCATGACTTGAGAAAAAGCAAAATGATGCACTTCAAAGACTGAAATTTTGGATGGCTAACCCTTCTCCCAGCCCTGGAACCCCAGCCATTCATCAAGGCTGCCTCCTTTATCCATTCATCCCATTCCTCTGTTTCATTTCTGGGTCATGCTAGGGTATTATGAAATGGTGGGAACCGAGTGCAATGTTGTATagtatttttatatatatctAAAATATTCTGGCTTTTAACATAGGTATAATTTcggccagggtgtgtgtgtgttcattttgGGCCGTAAGAGGAGGGTGTAACAGGAAAATTGTGCTTCTGTCTATGGGAATGGTAGGCAGAGTCAAGAAACTGATTTCATGACTGTTTCACATTTCTCTCTGGCATAAAGCTCCACAACATGGGGACTGTGCCTAACAATGATTTTCTTCTTGGCTGCTGCAGCTTTATTCTACTCCTGCATTGCAATTGGACATATCTAtgcagagaaaaaggaaagcaacactttttcatttaaaaaaagcaTTGACAGGAGACATACAGCCTGCAGGCTTTACATTTTCTCCTACTGCTTTAGAACGACTGAATCTGAATGTGCTTTATTTACTCTAAATCAAGTCCTGTTGTCTTCAGTTGGGCTTAAAGTGCCTAACTTTCTCTAGCACCACTTCTGCATAAGAGCAGATCCCCGCATCAGCATTCTTAAAGTatcaaacaatgcaaaaattTCCAAACAAATTTTTGCTTCCCCTGAAGTAGATCCAAATATTGCTCTCCCTTAGGCCATGCTTTTCAAATTCTCCCTTGCAGTGATTTCTTTCCCTTTGGATTTTGACTTGCAGTTTCCAAGTGAGGGATTCTCAAATTTGAATTTGTTTTCCCTCTGAGGATTTTGTATCCTCATTGTGGTGTCATCACTGTCCTgttttaaagccagtttggtgtagtggttaggagtgtggacttctaatctggcatgccgggttcgattctgcgctcccccacatgcagcctgctgggtgacctcgggctcgccacggcactgataaagctgttctgactgagcagtgatatcagggctctctcagcctcacccaccccacagggtgtctgttctggggagaggaatgggaaggcgactgtaagccgctttgagcctccttcgagtagggaaaagcggcatataagaaccaactcttcttcttcttcttctaaccctaCCTACTGCCCTCCTGCCATCACCAAAATTGCCCCTGAgccatccatttaaaaaaaagaacatattATGGAATACGTTAAGATGTAATTTTTAACCTTAATATTAAAAACGAGCAGCCAATCTGCCCAACAGAGCTTGTGAAGGGGCCCATCCCCTAGGATCAGCTCTACTGCCAGCCCATCAAAAACGCAGTTCCCCTTAAGGGGTGAGGGGTGAATCAGACTTTCCCCATTTCAAAAAGAGCTTTATggtattctgttttgtttttgccactgcaAGTGCATTGCAGTGTTGCTGTTTCTGTGGGGGCAGGACCCAGGGAACCCAGTCCATGGGTGAAAATGGAGGTGAGAGTGTTAGTGGACCTTGAAACAGGGGCTAGGGAGGAACCAGCAGTGGCAGGAATCGCCACTGTCTGCGGCTGGAGTCAGACTTTCCCCATTGCAAAGGGAACAAGCAGCCCATCTGCCCAACAGAGCCCAACAAGTGCTGGAAACTCAAAGCATAAGAAGGGGCTTCAGTTCAATATTAAGGTAAGGCCATACTGAAGAAACGGTCTAGGCTGGGGAGCCTGATCCCTGTGACAGCAGCTGCTTGCAATGAGTGGAGATTTTAATCTCAGATGAAGAGCAGCGTTTTAAAATCCAGAAAGACACCCCGGCGCAATGCAGCAGGAAGACTTTCTTAGATATATTTTATGGTCTAAAAATAGCATGGACTATAATTAGATGGTCTTTCAGCATTTCCCTTGGGGCATCACCTTGCTCTTTAACTGGGAGGGGTCATAAGAATGCATCACCAAAGGAATGTCTTCTCACGAAAAGTCCTTGTGCACAAGAAGAATCCTGCATCCTGCCTAATTTCTACAAACTGTGACTGGGCAATGTTATAGGagcatacaaaaaaagaaagaaagaaaagaaaaatctaatTAGCCTTTGAACACTGACACAATGAGAAAACATTTGGGTAGATCTAATCCGTTTACAATTGCAATCCAATAACTGAAGCATTTGAAGCAAACTCATGGTGACCCTCCCAAAGAAAGACATTTTGAAACTCTTTTGTGCTCCCTTCTTTCAGACCATGGCATGGAGGACCAGGGTAAGGTTGAGGTCAGGATACAAGAGTCAGACTGGCAAGCCCTCAGCTTCTATTTTGGCTCCTCTCTGAAACTCgcatactgggtgaccttggaccagtcataacATTTCTATCTCAGAAGTATCTCACAGGGCTGCTATTAGGAAGGATGACAACAGCTATGACAGTCAGATTGGCAGGTAGACCCTGCCAGCTTTTTAAGAGGCAACCAGTTACTCCACTGGCCCTTTTCAGTCTATGGCTGTCGTGCAAGGGaacaaagttttttttgttttaagttttCCCCCTTTTGTGGTTTTATGGATTGAAATCAACTTCTACCAGGACTGcaggccactttgggtccccagtcaTGAGATTAATACCTCTCCTCACTGAATTAGAACATCACAATGTGCAATCTTCCTGTTCAATGTAGAAAAGTCAATGTCTGTGGGAACCCACAACCTTTATGTTGCAATGTTACTGTAGGAACTGGATTGTAATACCCATGGAACCACTGGATCCTCAGTCTTGGTAGTGATGTCTGTGGTGCTGGTTGGCTCTGCTGAGGTGATGGTTGGAAATGTTTAGTCGGTCTGGGAAGTAAAACGTCTTGTGGTCTAGTTTCCATCTGGCTGGCATTAGAAATTCACCAAAGCGGCTGACCGAGAGTGGAAAAAATGAGGCTAGAGGAAGGGAATTGAGTGGTCCCGAAACTAAGGAAGAGTAATCCCTTCAGAGAGtaaatggagactttggggaaggggaagatggTAGAGAACAGAGGCAAAGAACAGAAACCTCACACTGTACAACCCAAGGAAAGGCTGTGGAATGAGAGGAAGGAAAGTGGAACAAAAGTGGCCTGAAATACAGAGGCCTAAAGAAATAAGAGGTGACAgatagacagagaaagagagaattaaaaaagagagaaagaggacaaGCAAAGGACAAAAACAGGCCTATAGAAAGGGCTAGCCTTGACTCAGATAGCACAGGCCAGCCAGATTTCATCAGATtataaaagctaagcagggtcagccctggttagaaattggatgggagacctcttagGAAGTCAGGGGTTGTGAcacagggacaggcaatggcaaaccacctctgaatgtttcttgccttgaaaaccatatagggtcaccataagaaaACTGAGATATGATGACTGCATTATTGGTTGGGttttgtgggaaaggaaggaaaggagttaGGAGAAGACACCAATGAAGTTTAGGCTCGACCAGGGAATTGTGCTTATTGTCATATGACAGCGTCCTTTTGATCTGACCCAATCAATGGTCCCTCAAAGGAAAGGGAACAGGGCTGCTCACCCATCAGTTACATTGCCTCAGGCTTCTGGATCAGTGGTATTGTTCAGTTTTGCAGTACTGAAATAAACTGGTTTTCAATTTGGTTGCGTAATTCTATGATGTGTTTTTCTCCCCTCTGAAGTCTCTGACAGGTGGCATGCAGAGCCAGGGCACATTATCACTGATGGTTTCTAAACAGGAAGAATTGTTGTCACAGGACAGCTTCAGTGGACCTTTTGGAAACAAAAACTCTGAAGAACAAATGCTCGATAATTGTTTATCCCTCACTGAAGACTATGATTTGGGGAACTCATCTTATCTAATAGAGCACGCTCAGGCCATGGAATGTGACAGGCTCTTGAACAAATGGCAACAGATCGGAATCATAGAATATGGCTCCGGAGACCCAAGTGACCCCCCTACCTCTGCCTACTCCGAGTGTGGAGAGCAGCAAAGCTGGAACAAAAACATGGAGCTGCTAGGCAGAACCCCCCTGGCAGACAAGCAATGCCACAGTGCAACTACATTTCTGACGGGTCTGCCTTGTGAAGCATTAGGCTCACTAAATGCAGTTGATTTCGGCATTGCACACACTCCTGGGACCCCGCCTACAGTAAAGGCTGGCTGCCACCCATTAAGGTCTAATGCAAATATATTTGGAGATGACACGTATGAAGGAAAACCATATCTGAATtacaacagcagcagcatcccttcctccttctgCCAGCTTTCCCCAGAAGACCCTTACCTTATTGCAGAGACCGCCCATCATTATTACCAGAATGCCTTGCCTGCAAAGGGAAATGAATGGCAcactgaagaggaaaggaaatacaTGAACTTGGATCACTGCAACAATGAGGTGTTTTTTAACCTCTTCCCTTTACGGTGACACCATGTCACCATCTCCTTGTTGGTACTCACCAGCTATGAGGCAGGTTCCCTGTCACCTGCACTTGTAACAGctacagggtggtggtggtggtgtaaaTGGAGTTGCTGATGCTGCTGTACTGTATCCTCCTTCGGGGTCCACAATCTTGTGTAAGTCTACTCAGGTGATGCAACTAAACATGGACGACTGAATACACAGCTGCTTGCTGTTCTACATACGTTGGCAGTAGAAGGACTTCTGAGCAAATCTTCTTTTATATTAAAACTGAATAGTTCTGTTTTCCTCCTGGAAATCGCCTTAGATATTTAGGGCAGAAGTGGAGGTAGATCATACTTgtttatttaaacaaataaattatgGTTTGTCTACTTGGGGAGCACCAACGAACTACTTAACTAGCGTAATCTTCTCTTGGTTGTAACAGTTTGCTTCTTTTCACTGTGAAAGGTTGGCTGCTGAAGACACTGTAAACAGCACTGTTATACCGATGTGGGCAAATGTTCCTATGGGAGCTTACATTTCTCTGCAACATAGTTTTCTACAGAATTTGTTTAGAAATGCCACTGTGCTGACTAATATGAAGTAATCTGGTTTAAGTCCAAATGGACTGACTGCAAAAAGTCGTTGATCCTACTGTCAATGGAGACCTCAATTTTAATTATCATCATCAGATTTCCCTGTCCCATGAAAATGCCTTAATGAGACacattgatttccccccccctcacatcccCAGCTTCGTCATAATTTACCCTTGATAAGGTGGCATGTTAGCCATCACATAACCTGGCATTTTTACACAGCCTGCTTTATCCTTGTAGCCTTGGAAGGCACTGGAAAGCACACATAATTTACTTAGAAAAGAATCCATTGTGGGTGCATTCtgagaaatcagagtccagtaacatcaacatggctacccatttgaatctagcattCTGAGAAAGCCGATGTTTCCTGTCCGGAGCCTGTAATCACAGGGGAGTATGGTCTTTGCCCCATGTCTCCTGGTCATGCAAACCTCCCCAATGAAACAAATACACCCCAAGTTCTAAGAATGAATTAATTCAGTACACTGGAACTAAACACTGGGTTGGGGTTTGTAATATATTGTTTTTGATATATTTGTTGGGTATATTGTTTCCACGCATAGAACCTGAAGATTTCTCTTGCCTGGTGGCTTTCCAAGACTACCCAGATAAACTGATGTGTAGTCTTGTAAAATTTTATTGTTATAAGACTGGGAAGAGAGCACAAACGGAGGAGCAATAAAGTACTTTATGACACATCGCCCGGCACCATTATTTGGCTTCTGCTGATTGGGCCCCGGCCAATATAATTTGTCTTTCTGTTTGCATGTCTTCACCTCCTTGGAGCCCCTCCGCCTTTGCCTCCCTTTTCAAGCACCTTCTGAGTGGGGAGACAATGCTGtcagcaggaagggggggaattAAGTGTTATTGGTGGGCGGCGGACAGGCTGGATTTATGGGATGTTTCAAAATGTATATTGCAATTTGTGAAACGTATAAGCCTGTAGTTGCGTTTATAACTGCACCGAGATGGTTCTGGGCTTGATGGTTGTCTTTCTAGCTCcaggcagaaagaaaaagatgtgGTTAGTCTGTCAAGTACTGCTATAGCACCAGATAACCCCACATTTTGTGGGTTTTACTACATTTTGTGAAATCCATAATTATTATTACCTACACAGACAAAGCAAGAGAGAGACTGAACACTTCTATAACTCTGAaagactgatttttttaaagcaataaaatgtCTTTAAAGTCTGGTGCTCCCAGTCATAAGTGAATTCCTTAACACAGAAAGCTTTAAAGACATTTTCCCTACAGACtagtttggtttgttttttatttattttattgtattttattttgcatAGCTTGGAAATCTCCAGAACAAGGCATATTGGACAATAAAGACCAATACATACTAATACATAACTGTCTCATGGCACTTGTACTGTGTAATCATaggtagtccatggaaatctctGCTCCCCCCAGTCCGCAAATGCCACCATACATATATGAGCTCTTCCATGCCTTTATATCACCTATCTTTTTCTTCTCATACCCTAATGAACTCTGCTTATGACC
It contains:
- the GCM1 gene encoding chorion-specific transcription factor GCMa, giving the protein MLRETEDVGMKQEDVAGQHGDLISWDINDIKLPKDVKQVDCFQEWPDSYVRCIYSSDDKNAQRHLSSWAMRNTNNHNSRILKKSCLGVVVCSNDCSAPDGRKMFLRPAICDKARQKQQRKSCPNCTGPLKLIPCRGHGGYPVTNFWRHEEPFIFFQSKGTHNHPRPETKLEAEARRSIQKAHASVPPPSQRLKRSRDIQSLTGGMQSQGTLSLMVSKQEELLSQDSFSGPFGNKNSEEQMLDNCLSLTEDYDLGNSSYLIEHAQAMECDRLLNKWQQIGIIEYGSGDPSDPPTSAYSECGEQQSWNKNMELLGRTPLADKQCHSATTFLTGLPCEALGSLNAVDFGIAHTPGTPPTVKAGCHPLRSNANIFGDDTYEGKPYLNYNSSSIPSSFCQLSPEDPYLIAETAHHYYQNALPAKGNEWHTEEERKYMNLDHCNNEVFFNLFPLR